The Ipomoea triloba cultivar NCNSP0323 chromosome 13, ASM357664v1 genomic interval CCACACTCTGCTGCCATACAAAACAATGTTTTCTAGTTTCAGTATCTCAAGCTTGGGCAACTCTCCAATTACCCCTAAAACCTTCACAGGCAAATTAGTCCCACTCAACCTCAACTCCTTCAAATTTGCAGGAAAACCAACCCGCTCTAACAGGGTTATACTACCAACTGGAACTATAACACTTAGAGCCTCCAACTTTGATAAATCCTCAAAATTCTCCACAATGGTGATGGGATTACTGCAACCGGGCACTAAGACGTCTTTATACACAATTTTCAGTTTTCTTATGCTTGGAAACCTGCAATAACACACTTCTTCTTTCCTGAAACAATGAATTGGCATCGCACAAACTAATGTTTGCAAATGCTCTTTAACCATGTTTGGAGGATCTAGCGTATACATATCCCCGAGCTCGAGATGCCTTAAATGTTGCAGCTCCCAAATTTTGGATGTCAAATGAAGAGTAGGTGCTCCGAGTGTTGTTGGTTCATCAATGCCAGGAACAATAAGGGTTTGCAAATTCGAATTAGTTGAGACTACATCATCAAGACTCTCAAACCATTGTGGTACCCACAGATATcttaaaaaaactaaattccTCAAGGGCAATGGCACTCCTTTGAGTATTCCAGATTGACTCAAATCCACAACTCTTAAATGTTTGAAAGCTATAAACATTTCAAAATCTCTCTGACAGAAGAAAAGGGAGCGAGGGATATTTGATCTAAACAACACATGATAGTCCAAAATATGTGAGCGTAAACTTAACCAACGACATGAATTTGCAAGTATGTCTAATGGCCATCGTTGACCATTTACGGCACATAAAAGACCCTCTTTTTGAACTTCTCGTACACAAAAGCTATGCATGTCAATATGTATCCCATAAGTAGTCTTTGGTCTGCAAGCTTTCTCATCCACTACTTTTTTGACTACTCCTCTACTTCTAAGATCCTCTAAATACTTGTAAGCTATATCTTCTAATGACAGGCCCGAATTTAGTGGCTTTACAAACCCCTCAGCAATCCATAACCTAATAAGTCTCTCTTCTTGGATTTGACTATTTTTTGGAAAGACGGCAAAGTACAAAAAGCAAAGTTTCAAGTGTTGTGGCAAACGATTGTAAATGTCAGCGAGCTTACTTGAGTGCTGTGTATCTTTATGTAGAATTCCCAATCACAGCAATTCTTTTTCAATCTTTCTCCATTCCTTCACCGTGTAGTCGCATTTAGATAGACGGTCTGCAACGGTAACAATCGAGCGCGGCAATCCTTTGCATTCCTCAACGAGACTCTTGGCAATTTCTTTAAACTTAGGTGCCATATACATATACTGATTGCCAGAAAATCTGTAGAAAAATAGATCCCAACTTTCACTGGGATTTAGGAAAGAGATGTGAAAGGAAGGTTTGCTAACGTACTTAGCCACATCACCGAAAAGAGTGGTTAGCAATATCCTGCTTGCATTCGAGTCATCTGGAAAACATGATTGGATATCATCCCAAACCAGAGTGGTAGGGACATCTTCCAAAACAATTAAATATCTCTTGCATTTCAAGTGTTTGTGCAGTTGCTCTTTTAGCATGTCAATGTCTTCATTGAGGGTTGGGCTCATTGATTGAAGAAGATGACACAGTAATTGTTGGGCGTTGTATCTTCGGGGAATAGTAACCCAAACTTTAATGTCAAAACATGATACAACCTTTTCATCTGAATACAGTTTTTGACATAAAGTAGTCTTTCCAACGCCTGGCGCTCCAAAAATTGAGACAACTTTTCGATTTCGTGCCCGATCTTGGTGGCTTAAATGAAACTTTATCGCTATAAAGGAACCGTCACGACCAAACATTTTATCCTCAAACTGTGGAGAGCATTGCAAGGATCCAATGTTGTCTGCTTCAACTTCACTGCTGTTATTGATAATCTTCAACAACTCTTCTGCCTCCTTTGCTGCTTCTTGCAAGGTTCGATGGAGATGGAGTTCCCCTTCATGAGCTTTTTGAAGGATGTTTGTTAGTTGTATTTCGATGGCATCTTCAGCTTTGAGTGCAAAATCTCTGATTTTTATTTGCAGATCTCGGTTTGGAGCGCCACCGTTGCTGTATTCCTTCTTCAGAAAGGCTTCCAAAGAAGAAAGCTTCTGAAACAGAGATTTCAAAGGCTTTTCATCAAAAACAGACACTCTGTGGTTGGGTTGAAGGAACTCAAGCTGAATTGTTGCCATGAGAGAAGTCAATGCAACACAAGCCATCTCTCTCTGTAtgttttcctctctctctcactttttttttttgagtaatgtAATAATGCATTTGCTGGCAACTTCTGGTTTTACACATTTATACTGTATTTCCAATAATTCTGGGATTCTGATCAGATTAGAAATATGGCCTACTTAGTATTAAAATTCCAAGAAGTTTACTTACACtcataatctatatatatatataatgagacaATATCTTTCGGTGAGACTGCGAGACACAACATACAGGCACACAGTCTACTACAGCAATGCACACAGACTAGAGTGTGTATAATTTGTCTAGCATAAGTGCACATAATCTAGTGTGCCTGCATTTTTGTAGTAGAGTGTTTACATTAATGTTATGTCTCACAGTCTCAGGAAAAGATGTTGTCTTACTAGAACATTAgcccctctatatatatatatatatataatgacagCTTCCCTCAATTATTCTAAACAACATGCTCAATCAATTGGTGTATGTGTCAATAGCTAGAAATTTagtgtataattaaaatagtaagtatgacttatgtttttttttttttttgttgaggaGAAGTATGACTTATGTTTAAAAATTCTTAATTTCGTTTTCCCCTCTGCCTGTTTTTTTGCAACTTCAAGTTTTGCACATTAGAATATGAAGTGCTGCCTTTTAGCTCCACCAAGGGTCGTCAATAATGTCAATAATTGACTAATTTAGACTACCAACTCAGCATGGAGATCTTGTTTAATAAACACAATCTATTTAAGCTCCAAGTTATTGTATTCCATAAAAttcttaatttgtttgtttttaagaaaaattacGCATTTATTAATCCCTCAATTATTCGCAATCAAGTTATTATAAACTTAGCTTAAtccactttttaatttttacaaatttaataatatccTTTAAAGATTTGTTTGTATCTGGGGTATATATTATCATGAAAAAGAGACACTCTGTGGTTGGATTGAAGAAAGTCAAGAAACTACTTACctttttgtgaaatttttatttttaaatattgtgaAAACTTTTTAACAGCCATCTCTCCTTGTGTGTTTTTCTCTCACTGTCTCTGTGTGTTTCTGAGTAATTAAGAGTGTATGATTGAAGGGCCATTAATATAGAGGTAGCAGCTGGCATCTCATCGCCACATTCttgaattttacatttttttaaatgcaatcatacaactcaagaaaaCTGTGAAGCAACGTGGAGGCCCATACTAAATTAAAAGTCAACTTACTGGCCAAATTATTAAGTGAGCAGAATCAGGAATGATATCTTTATGGTAGCCGGTTGGAACAACTTGTCTCAATATCAAGAAAGAACTCATGCTCACCAAGATCTCTGATTTTAAAAGCAGTAGACAATTTAGATAGTAGTATATTACGAAATAGAACTATAGAATTGTATTGAATAATGACAATTACATAGATACATAGAttgcaagtatatatacaagagagaGTCTCACGgagctataatattttaatatacttttattgctttgtttaaatagtttattttaaacttttagttgtatataaattaattaagtatatacttttattttctcAGAGATGATTTTCGTAGAAATGATtttgttctaattttttttttataaaaatccGTATAAAGCATAAAGATGCTTAAATGCTTAAAAGAATTTTTTCAAAAGATAAAGTCCATATATTCACGTATGCTGGTTACAAAACATTACTCAAAAATAcattggccttgtttggtaaatgcttattagctgattaggttagaaggtataattaattgataatattagttgattgtagaaaagtgtttggtaaattagctgttagttgatagctgtttggtataatttattttctcaaaaggctaattgaaaaggtttaTTTGAGTAGCCTtatgaaatttagtattttggagttacaaaaagtttattaactaaacacttatattatttttttaatcaagtcaaacaaataataattgtcaaataggccaaaattagttgataggctaactatttaccaaacagggccattatcTTGATAATggaggtaatatatatatatatatatatatatatatatatatatatatatatatatatatatatatatatcNTAGAATATGAAGTGCTGCCTTTTAGCTCCACCAAGGGTCGTCAATAATGTCAATAATTGACTAATTTAGACTACCAACTCAGCATGGAGATCTTGTTTAATAAACACAATCTATTTAAGCTCCAAGTTATTGTATTCCATAAAAttcttaatttgtttgtttttaagaaaaattacGCATTTATTAATCCCTCAATTATTCGCAATCAAGTTATTATAAACTTAGCTTAAtccactttttaatttttacaaatttaataatatccTTTAAAGATTTGTTTGTATCTGGGGTATATATTATCATGAAAAAGAGACACTCTGTGGTTGGATTGAAGAAAGTCAAGAAACTACTTACctttttgtgaaatttttatttttaaatattgtgaAAACTTTTTAACAGCCATCTCTCCTTGTGTGTTTTTCTCTCACTGTCTCTGTGTGTTTCTGAGTAATTAAGAGTGTATGATTGAAGGGCCATTAATATAGAGGTAGCAGCTGGCATCTCATCGCCACATTCttgaattttacatttttttaaatgcaatcatacaactcaagaaaaCTGTGAAGCAACGTGGAGGCCCATACTAAATTAAAAGTCAACTTACTGGCCAAATTATTAAGTGAGCAGAATCAGGAATGATATCTTTATGGTAGCCGGTTGGAACAACTTGTCTCAATATCAAGAAAGAACTCATGCTCACCAAGATCTCTGATTTTAAAAGCAGTAGACAATTTAGATAGTAGTATATTACGAAATAGAACTATAGAATTGTATTGAATAATGACAATTACATAGATACATAGAttgcaagtatatatacaagagagaGTCTCACGgagctataatattttaatatacttttattgctttgtttaaatagtttattttaaacttttagttgtatataaattaattaagtatatacttttattttctcAGAGATGATTTTCGTAGAAATGATtttgttctaattttttttttataaaaatccGTATAAAGCATAAAGATGCTTAAATGCTTAAAAGAATTTTTTCAAAAGATAAAGTCCATATATTCACGTATGCTGGTTACAAAACATTACTCAAAAATAcattggccttgtttggtaaatgcttattagctgattaggttagaaggtataattaattgataatattagttgattgtagaaaagtgtttggtaaattagctgttagttgatagctgtttggtataatttattttctcaaaaggctaattgaaaaggtttaTTTGAGTAGCCTtatgaaatttagtattttggagttacaaaaagtttattaactaaacacttatattatttttttaatcaagtcaaacaaataataattgtcaaataggccaaaattagttgataggctaactatttaccaaacagggccattatcTTGATAAtggaggatatatatatatatatatatatatatatatatatatatatatatatatatatatatatatatatcactgcaTTTTAGATGTTATATATCACACAAACTTATAATGAATTCTAAGTtataatttattgtatttatatgtCCTTTGCTATGAACAGATTGGACAAGCAGGCTGCAGAAGGTTATGGATTGATTGATGATGGCCATGAACACTGTAAACAAGAAGGTGGTGGCGATCGGTAAACAACTTGCACGGCTAGCGTCTTTGAAACACCCAGCATGCACGGCCGCGCCACCAACTTGCACGGCTGCTTCACGGACTGTGCCACCAGCTTGCACGGTACTCACAAATGCACCTAGCTAGCTTCTTCGATCTCCAACAAGGTTTTTTCTGCACATGCTTCTCCATACTCCAGACAACCATGTTCAACAAATATCTATATCCTCTTCTTTCTTAACAATACTACAGATATCCGCCTCCAAAACAAATACATCATGACTCTCATCTACCCTTTCTTATAAACTCTACCACTCGAGCATGTTCACCTTTCACCCCTATCTTTTCACAACAGAATGGGTCAACTACAAAGAAATCAAACATTGCATCACAATCACTCACAATCGCTTAAGACAAAATACTCATGACTCTCATCACCACTGCCCTTTCTTATAAACTCTACCACTCGAGTATGTTCACCTTCCACCCCTATCTTTTCA includes:
- the LOC116001861 gene encoding putative late blight resistance protein homolog R1B-23; its protein translation is MHSFCVREVQKEGLLCAVNGQRWPLDILANSCRWLSLRSHILDYHVLFRSNIPRSLFFCQRDFEMFIAFKHLRVVDLSQSGILKGVPLPLRNLVFLRYLWVPQWFESLDDVVSTNSNLQTLIVPGIDEPTTLGAPTLHLTSKIWELQHLRHLELGDMYTLDPPNMVKEHLQTLVCAMPIHCFRKEEVCYCRFPSIRKLKIVYKDVLVPGCSNPITIVENFEDLSKLEALSVIVPVGSITLLERVGFPANLKELRLSGTNLPVKVLGVIGELPKLEILKLENIVLYGSRVWEVVKGGFGVLKELELEATNVERWVCKGSNQFPKLRRLFLKRCCSLEEIPPRIAQRIGVFFSIELEQCPPCVVSSAKSIQKERMRNLQHDVPRVIVDGKIISCTKSEVWGEEEEEDYDESQCTKSEAWKEEEEEDDDESVSTDSESSEEEEEDYYERAYIESKASEEGLEEASEEEDYDEWEATESSEEEE
- the LOC116002382 gene encoding putative late blight resistance protein homolog R1A-3 — its product is MACVALTSLMATIQLEFLQPNHRVSVFDEKPLKSLFQKLSSLEAFLKKEYSNGGAPNRDLQIKIRDFALKAEDAIEIQLTNILQKAHEGELHLHRTLQEAAKEAEELLKIINNSSEVEADNIGSLQCSPQFEDKMFGRDGSFIAIKFHLSHQDRARNRKVVSIFGAPGVGKTTLCQKLYSDEKVVSCFDIKVWVTIPRRYNAQQLLCHLLQSMSPTLNEDIDMLKEQLHKHLKCKRYLIVLEDVPTTLVWDDIQSCFPDDSNASRILLTTLFGDVAKYVSKPSFHISFLNPSESWDLFFYRFSGNQYMYMAPKFKEIAKSLVEECKGLPRSIVTVADRLSKCDYTVKEWRKIEKELL